One part of the Sorangiineae bacterium MSr11954 genome encodes these proteins:
- a CDS encoding serine/threonine-protein kinase: MGRYLVADVIGEGGMGRIYRAYDPELNRPVALKLFRALRSEERQQKRLLREAQALAHVVHPNVVYVFDVGEFTGQVFFAMELVEGTTLRAELGHAKPDRRHLLRLIDQAGRGLAAAHRAGLAHRDFKPENVLIDRNGQVKVADFGLARAIVDAKDSEDPARVPSDPPARALELPVTEAGALVGTPGYMAPEQYEGHAADARSDQFSFAIVAYEALFGRHPFSNKAGKFSMDALRAGRIEVPGRRLDIDYLRVLGRGLSRDPANRYPSLQHLLDELADVPRRRRRRTLVIAAIACAGMGLLGWPAIRNHRAQRCDTAATQALAGIWDAPRRAQVETVLTGDGKAFGRDVWKRVAATLDVYADQWKHTKVELCRSAEWWRAEDATKHTRASSCLDERRRELRAVTDVLAGGDRDVRLRAPDILIQLDALSSCTNAAALSLAPWPTYGEAAAVEVEPIRDLLAQSRARFDADQLAPAEEAARRALDLARKQQDRALAAEALYRLGIAQTGGGKYDAARASIVQALADAESSGRERLLPLIWSRLIVIDGKVRPDTVEPLVPFIEATVERLDPQGPAHIELLRTLGLLENARGRYDRAIARFNAALDMARGVFGENDIRRVVIYRQLANAERSINRRDEAITHLHSALREAEALFGNDHPQLMMTLSTLARTMSEQRDRAGLQAMGQRVLQIVEQAASPESQDVGYSLFELGMAYLDDAQPEVALPLLRRSYAMDTPNSRGSATSLSGIARAEEALGHLEAARAVLDEALTLNRRLAGPGDPSTILYGVRLGRILRKQHRERDAQQLCAELLDAGERTLGPRGVYVALALSCVGESYEQLGRFSEALAALERAEKLVQDGTTTPRHEFRATIGFALARVLWRTGGDRERARRLANEAIDGYEHSGRAYVQDGAEVQAWLAAVSAQHR, encoded by the coding sequence GTGGGGCGCTATCTCGTGGCCGATGTCATCGGCGAAGGCGGGATGGGCCGTATTTACCGGGCTTATGATCCGGAGCTCAATCGGCCCGTTGCGCTCAAGCTCTTTCGCGCGTTGCGTTCGGAGGAACGACAGCAGAAGAGGCTCTTGCGTGAAGCGCAGGCCCTCGCGCACGTGGTTCACCCGAATGTCGTCTACGTCTTCGACGTTGGCGAGTTCACGGGCCAGGTGTTCTTTGCGATGGAGCTGGTGGAGGGTACGACGTTGCGCGCCGAGCTCGGGCACGCAAAACCGGATCGGCGGCACCTGCTGCGGCTGATCGATCAGGCCGGCCGCGGGCTCGCGGCCGCGCACCGTGCGGGCCTCGCGCATCGCGACTTCAAACCGGAAAATGTGCTGATTGACCGGAACGGTCAAGTCAAGGTCGCGGATTTCGGGCTGGCGCGCGCCATCGTCGACGCCAAAGATTCCGAAGATCCTGCCCGCGTGCCGTCGGATCCTCCGGCGCGAGCGCTGGAGCTACCCGTCACGGAGGCGGGGGCGCTCGTCGGAACACCGGGATACATGGCGCCCGAGCAGTACGAAGGACACGCTGCGGACGCGCGCAGCGATCAATTCAGCTTTGCGATCGTCGCGTACGAAGCGCTGTTTGGCCGGCACCCCTTCTCCAACAAGGCCGGCAAATTTTCGATGGACGCGCTCCGCGCCGGGAGAATCGAGGTACCGGGCCGGCGGCTGGATATCGATTATCTGCGGGTGCTCGGTCGTGGCTTGTCGCGCGATCCCGCGAACCGCTATCCATCGCTGCAGCACCTGCTCGATGAACTGGCCGACGTTCCGCGGCGACGGCGGCGGCGCACCCTCGTGATCGCCGCGATCGCGTGCGCTGGGATGGGGCTCTTGGGATGGCCGGCCATTCGAAATCATCGCGCGCAACGCTGTGATACGGCGGCCACCCAGGCCCTCGCCGGCATCTGGGATGCGCCCCGGCGCGCGCAGGTCGAGACGGTGTTGACCGGCGATGGCAAAGCCTTTGGACGCGACGTATGGAAGAGGGTCGCAGCCACGCTCGACGTGTACGCGGACCAATGGAAGCACACGAAGGTCGAGCTTTGCCGCAGCGCGGAGTGGTGGCGCGCGGAAGACGCGACCAAGCATACCCGCGCTTCGTCGTGCCTCGATGAGCGGCGGCGGGAGCTGCGCGCGGTCACCGACGTGCTCGCGGGCGGCGATCGGGACGTGCGCCTTCGAGCGCCGGACATCCTCATCCAGCTCGACGCGCTATCGAGCTGCACGAACGCGGCGGCGCTCTCGCTCGCTCCCTGGCCAACTTACGGCGAGGCCGCCGCGGTCGAGGTCGAGCCCATTCGCGATCTGCTCGCGCAAAGCCGGGCGCGCTTCGATGCCGATCAGTTGGCGCCCGCCGAGGAAGCGGCCCGCCGCGCGCTCGATCTGGCACGTAAGCAACAGGATCGGGCGCTCGCCGCCGAAGCGCTCTATCGTCTCGGCATCGCCCAAACCGGCGGTGGCAAATACGACGCGGCCAGGGCGAGCATCGTTCAGGCGCTCGCCGACGCCGAATCGAGCGGCCGCGAGCGGCTATTGCCGCTCATTTGGAGCCGGCTGATCGTCATCGATGGCAAAGTTCGCCCCGACACGGTCGAGCCCCTGGTCCCCTTCATCGAGGCGACGGTGGAGCGCCTCGATCCCCAAGGGCCGGCGCACATCGAGTTGTTGCGCACCCTCGGTCTCCTCGAGAACGCGCGCGGGCGATACGATCGGGCCATCGCGCGCTTCAACGCGGCCCTGGACATGGCGCGGGGCGTATTTGGCGAAAACGACATACGCCGAGTCGTCATTTACCGGCAGCTGGCCAACGCCGAGCGATCCATCAATCGGCGCGACGAGGCCATCACGCACCTGCATTCGGCGCTCCGAGAAGCCGAGGCGCTGTTCGGCAATGACCATCCCCAGCTCATGATGACCTTGTCGACCCTGGCGCGCACGATGAGCGAGCAACGCGACCGCGCCGGCCTGCAAGCCATGGGGCAAAGGGTCCTCCAGATCGTCGAGCAAGCAGCCTCTCCCGAGAGCCAAGACGTGGGGTACTCCCTCTTCGAATTGGGAATGGCCTATTTGGATGACGCACAGCCGGAGGTCGCGCTACCTCTGCTTCGCCGCTCGTACGCCATGGACACGCCCAATAGCCGTGGCTCGGCGACCTCGCTCTCGGGTATCGCCCGCGCGGAGGAGGCGCTCGGGCACCTGGAGGCGGCACGCGCCGTGCTCGACGAGGCCTTGACGCTCAATCGACGGTTGGCGGGGCCCGGCGATCCGAGCACGATCCTTTATGGCGTTCGATTGGGGCGGATCTTGCGCAAGCAGCATCGTGAGCGCGATGCGCAGCAGCTCTGCGCCGAGCTGCTCGACGCCGGCGAGCGCACCCTCGGGCCACGTGGGGTTTATGTCGCGTTGGCCCTCTCGTGTGTCGGTGAAAGCTACGAGCAGCTCGGGCGGTTCTCCGAGGCGCTCGCGGCGCTCGAACGAGCCGAAAAGCTCGTGCAAGACGGGACGACCACACCGCGGCACGAGTTTCGGGCGACCATCGGCTTCGCCCTCGCGCGCGTTCTATGGCGGACCGGCGGTGACCGCGAGCGCGCACGGCGCCTGGCCAACGAAGCGATCGATGGCTACGAGCACTCGGGCCGCGCTTACGTTCAGGACGGTGCCGAGGTGCAGGCTTGGTTGGCGGCGGTCTCGGCGCAGCACCGTTGA
- a CDS encoding carbon-nitrogen hydrolase family protein, which produces MQTRDDDTLTVGMAQMAPVWLDRARTLAKVVEQVHAAGDAGCQLVAFGEGVLPGYPFWIEHTNGARFNSPLQKEMHAHYLRNAVQIEAGHLEPLCGAARRHHLAVMLGCIERPLDRGGHSLYASCVYIDPQGEIRSVHRKLMPTYEERLTWSPGDGHGLRVHRLGAFTVGGLNCWENWMPLARAALYGQGEDLHVALWPGGVHNTKDITRFAALEGRSYVISVSGLMRKKDFPRETPHYETLQTNCPDVLATGGSAIAAPDGTWVVEPVEAEERLIVATLDYERVRQERQNFDPAGHYSRPDVVRLMVNRQRQGTVDFTE; this is translated from the coding sequence ATGCAAACGAGGGATGACGACACCTTGACCGTGGGCATGGCGCAGATGGCGCCGGTATGGTTGGACCGCGCGCGCACCTTGGCGAAGGTGGTCGAGCAGGTGCATGCGGCCGGCGACGCGGGGTGCCAGCTGGTGGCGTTCGGCGAAGGTGTCCTGCCCGGCTACCCCTTCTGGATCGAGCACACCAACGGCGCGCGGTTCAATTCGCCACTGCAGAAGGAGATGCACGCGCACTACCTTCGCAACGCCGTGCAAATCGAAGCCGGTCACCTCGAACCGCTCTGCGGGGCCGCGCGCCGGCACCACCTGGCGGTGATGCTGGGCTGCATCGAGCGTCCGCTCGATCGAGGAGGACATAGCCTTTATGCCAGCTGCGTGTACATCGATCCCCAGGGTGAAATTCGTTCGGTGCATCGCAAGCTGATGCCCACGTACGAAGAGCGATTGACCTGGTCGCCGGGCGATGGACACGGACTGCGCGTGCACCGCCTTGGTGCCTTTACGGTCGGCGGGCTGAATTGTTGGGAGAACTGGATGCCGCTCGCGCGCGCAGCGCTGTACGGCCAGGGCGAGGATCTGCACGTGGCGCTCTGGCCGGGCGGCGTCCACAATACGAAGGACATCACACGCTTCGCGGCGCTCGAAGGGCGCTCGTATGTCATCTCCGTTTCAGGACTGATGCGCAAAAAAGACTTTCCGCGCGAGACCCCCCATTACGAAACGCTCCAAACGAATTGCCCCGACGTCCTCGCCACCGGCGGCTCGGCCATCGCCGCGCCGGACGGCACGTGGGTGGTCGAGCCAGTCGAAGCCGAGGAGCGTCTGATCGTCGCCACATTGGATTATGAACGCGTGCGGCAGGAGCGCCAAAACTTCGACCCGGCCGGGCACTATTCGCGCCCGGATGTGGTTCGGCTCATGGTCAATCGGCAGCGGCAAGGTACGGTGGATTTCACGGAGTGA
- a CDS encoding TerC family protein, which yields MLTDPATWGALLSLAAMEIVLGIDNIIFVAILVARVSDEQREKIRKLGIGLALIFRLGLLLTIKWMMGLTSTLMTIPIWQNEISGRDLILIGGGLFLIGKSSHEIYQKLEGQPADGPAAPPKASSAASVLLQIIGIDIVFSLDSVITAVGMANELWIMIVAMIAAVGVMLAFARAVGDFVERHPSVKLLALAFLLLIGFVLLGEGFGQHISKGFIYFAMAFALGVELLNMRFRNKQAAAASAVRLHSKYEDNP from the coding sequence GTGCTAACGGATCCTGCAACGTGGGGTGCACTTCTATCGCTGGCGGCGATGGAAATCGTTCTCGGCATCGACAACATCATCTTCGTCGCCATCCTGGTGGCCCGCGTCTCCGACGAGCAACGGGAGAAGATCCGCAAGCTCGGAATCGGCCTGGCGCTGATCTTCCGCCTCGGGCTCTTGCTGACGATCAAATGGATGATGGGGCTCACGTCCACCTTGATGACGATCCCCATCTGGCAGAACGAGATCTCGGGGCGCGATCTGATCTTGATTGGCGGCGGGCTGTTTCTCATCGGCAAAAGCAGCCACGAGATTTACCAGAAGCTCGAGGGGCAGCCGGCGGACGGGCCGGCCGCGCCACCCAAGGCGAGCAGCGCCGCGTCGGTGTTGCTCCAGATCATCGGCATCGACATCGTCTTTTCGCTCGATTCGGTGATCACCGCCGTGGGCATGGCCAACGAGCTCTGGATCATGATCGTGGCCATGATCGCGGCCGTCGGCGTCATGCTGGCCTTTGCGCGCGCCGTCGGGGACTTCGTGGAGCGGCACCCTTCCGTGAAGCTCCTGGCGCTCGCGTTCTTGCTGCTCATCGGGTTCGTGCTCCTCGGCGAAGGCTTCGGTCAGCACATCAGCAAGGGCTTCATCTATTTTGCGATGGCGTTCGCGCTCGGCGTGGAGTTGCTCAATATGCGCTTTCGCAACAAGCAGGCAGCCGCCGCATCCGCCGTGCGGCTGCACTCGAAATACGAAGACAATCCATGA
- a CDS encoding type 1 glutamine amidotransferase: protein MAQSLNGKKVAIVVTDGFEQVELTEPKKALEAAGATALIVSPKDGKVKGWKLTDWGDEFKVDIAIANAKPDEFDALLLPGGVMNPDKLRVIPEVIRFIRGIYDAKKPIAAICHGPWTLIEADAVRGRRITSWPTLRSDLKNAGANWVDEPVVVDDGIVTSRKPDDIPKFNEKMIEEFAEGEHRRRGAANNVQERRA from the coding sequence ATGGCTCAATCGCTGAATGGGAAAAAGGTAGCGATCGTCGTGACCGATGGTTTCGAACAGGTCGAGCTCACGGAGCCGAAGAAGGCGCTGGAAGCGGCCGGCGCGACCGCGCTCATCGTGTCGCCCAAGGACGGGAAGGTTAAAGGGTGGAAGCTCACCGACTGGGGCGACGAATTCAAGGTCGACATCGCCATCGCCAACGCGAAGCCGGACGAGTTCGATGCGCTTCTTCTTCCAGGCGGCGTGATGAACCCCGACAAGCTCCGCGTCATCCCGGAGGTCATCCGCTTCATCCGTGGCATCTACGACGCAAAGAAACCCATCGCGGCCATCTGCCACGGCCCCTGGACCTTGATCGAAGCCGATGCCGTTCGCGGCCGTCGCATCACCTCATGGCCAACATTGCGCAGCGATCTGAAAAACGCGGGCGCGAACTGGGTCGACGAACCGGTGGTCGTCGACGATGGGATCGTGACGAGCCGCAAGCCCGACGACATTCCGAAGTTCAATGAAAAAATGATCGAAGAATTCGCCGAGGGCGAGCACCGAAGGCGAGGAGCCGCCAACAACGTCCAGGAACGGCGAGCGTAG
- a CDS encoding VOC family protein → MKTTSYYPVLMTHDVAGTMSFYVAHFGFKALYESDWYVHLQSTEDESVNLGIVHGDHETIPPEGRGQARGLLLNFEVTDPDEVYARVQAAGLPILRTLRDEPFGQRHFITSDPNGVLIDVIKPIPPSAEFAAAYKDEARPT, encoded by the coding sequence ATGAAGACCACCTCGTACTACCCCGTTCTCATGACCCACGACGTCGCCGGAACGATGAGCTTCTATGTCGCTCATTTTGGCTTCAAAGCCCTCTACGAGAGCGACTGGTACGTGCACCTGCAATCCACCGAGGACGAGAGCGTGAACCTCGGCATCGTCCACGGCGACCACGAGACCATCCCACCGGAGGGCCGGGGCCAGGCGCGCGGTCTGCTCCTCAACTTCGAGGTGACCGACCCCGACGAGGTGTATGCGCGCGTCCAGGCGGCCGGGCTGCCCATCCTCCGCACCTTGCGCGACGAGCCCTTTGGCCAGCGCCACTTCATCACGTCCGATCCGAACGGGGTGCTCATCGACGTGATCAAGCCCATCCCGCCGTCGGCCGAATTTGCGGCCGCCTATAAGGACGAAGCCCGCCCGACGTGA
- a CDS encoding thioredoxin family protein, whose translation MENQRIVSRDEWNAAHAAHLAKEKNLTRQRDALTAERRQLPWVKVDKPYAFTGPTGQRTLAELFGGRSQLLIKHFMFAPGWKEGCVGCSFETDHLDRAFVHLQHHDVSMVAVARAPFEELEAFRQRMGWRIELVSSLGSDFNYDFHVSFTKEDLAKGAAQYNFGKLEGEIEDLSGLSAFYKDEAGNVYHTYSCFGRGGEEVLGSYMVLDRMPKGRNETGPNFNLTDWVRHHDRYGQGGHVDPTGRYRAPAAEGSPGIRKAEAREPGCCSGGQS comes from the coding sequence ATGGAGAATCAACGCATCGTTTCCCGCGACGAGTGGAACGCCGCGCACGCGGCCCACCTGGCCAAGGAAAAGAACCTCACCCGGCAACGCGACGCATTGACCGCCGAGCGCCGTCAGCTCCCTTGGGTCAAGGTCGACAAGCCCTACGCCTTCACCGGGCCCACCGGGCAACGAACCTTGGCCGAGCTGTTCGGCGGCCGCAGCCAGCTGCTGATCAAGCACTTCATGTTCGCGCCCGGCTGGAAGGAGGGGTGCGTCGGCTGCTCGTTCGAGACGGATCACCTCGACCGCGCCTTCGTTCACCTCCAGCACCACGATGTGTCGATGGTGGCCGTCGCGCGCGCGCCGTTCGAGGAGCTCGAGGCCTTTCGCCAGCGCATGGGGTGGCGCATCGAGCTCGTCTCGTCCCTGGGGAGCGATTTCAACTACGACTTCCACGTATCCTTTACGAAAGAGGATCTGGCGAAGGGCGCCGCGCAATACAACTTCGGCAAGCTCGAAGGCGAAATCGAGGACCTGTCCGGCCTCAGCGCGTTCTACAAAGACGAGGCGGGCAACGTCTATCATACGTATTCGTGCTTTGGGCGCGGCGGGGAAGAGGTCCTCGGCTCGTACATGGTCCTGGACCGCATGCCCAAGGGCCGCAATGAGACGGGCCCGAATTTCAACCTGACGGATTGGGTCCGCCACCACGATCGCTACGGTCAGGGCGGTCACGTCGATCCGACGGGCCGCTACCGCGCGCCCGCCGCCGAAGGCTCCCCGGGCATTCGCAAGGCCGAGGCGCGCGAGCCGGGGTGCTGCTCGGGAGGGCAGTCGTGA
- a CDS encoding TetR/AcrR family transcriptional regulator, translated as MQTRPDKSDKSDRSRPTTRRTNRERTEATRADLIAAARKLFTERSYAATGTPEIAAAAHVTRGALYHHFADKQALFRAVVESEALAVAEEIERATPRTLSAKRAFLAGADAYLAAMAVPGRTRLLLLDGPAVLGRAEMDAIDAKHAARTLREGLVIAMREGAMPKRRSIGALTSLLSAVFDRAALSIDAGAPAKEYRSAILAILDGMMPPAPSGSSG; from the coding sequence ATGCAAACGCGACCCGACAAATCCGACAAATCCGACCGATCACGTCCCACCACCCGTCGTACGAACCGTGAACGCACGGAGGCCACGCGCGCCGATCTCATCGCCGCCGCGCGCAAGCTCTTCACGGAGCGCTCCTACGCCGCCACCGGCACCCCGGAGATCGCGGCGGCCGCGCATGTGACGCGCGGGGCGCTCTACCATCATTTCGCGGACAAACAGGCCCTCTTTCGCGCCGTCGTGGAGTCGGAGGCCCTGGCCGTCGCGGAGGAGATCGAGCGCGCCACCCCGCGGACCCTCTCCGCCAAACGCGCCTTCCTGGCGGGCGCCGACGCTTATCTCGCCGCCATGGCGGTGCCCGGCCGCACCCGTCTTTTGCTCCTCGACGGCCCCGCCGTCCTCGGCCGCGCCGAAATGGACGCCATCGACGCCAAACACGCGGCGCGCACCCTGCGCGAAGGTTTGGTCATCGCCATGCGCGAAGGCGCGATGCCCAAGCGCCGCTCCATCGGGGCCCTCACGAGCCTGCTCTCGGCCGTGTTCGACCGCGCGGCCCTCTCCATCGACGCCGGCGCCCCCGCCAAGGAGTACCGCAGCGCTATCCTCGCCATCCTCGACGGCATGATGCCCCCCGCTCCGTCGGGGTCATCGGGCTGA
- a CDS encoding RNA polymerase sigma factor has protein sequence MSHTAWIESALTNARPQAIAALLRYFRDLDRAEEAFQEACVRALRAWPRTGTPRDAVAWLVFAGRNAGLDDLRRRSKQRALPEEASISSLEDVESVITEQLDSALYRDDVLRLLFICCHPELPPAQHIALALRVVSGLSVKELARAFLISESAMEQRITRAKGRIAGADTSFETPGPAERAERLSTVAAMIYLLFNEGYSASGGAVHVRVPLCEEAIRLARLLLRLFPDEAEIMGLTALLVLQHARAPARLDANQEIVLLDDQDRRLWDRKLMTEGFGLVEQARRLRRPGPYQLQAAIAAVHTRAQRPEDTDWAEIDRLYAALEVLQPSPVVTLNRAVAVVKVRGPEAALAMIEPLAERLSSYFYFFGVRAALLLELGRTEEAHASFEAALLLPHTTAEEVYIRRQLGRLALQVRSGRKE, from the coding sequence GTGAGCCACACCGCCTGGATCGAGAGCGCGCTCACGAACGCGCGCCCCCAGGCGATCGCCGCGCTCCTTCGCTATTTTCGTGATTTGGATAGGGCCGAGGAAGCCTTTCAAGAGGCGTGTGTGCGAGCCTTGCGGGCGTGGCCGAGGACGGGAACGCCGCGCGACGCGGTGGCGTGGCTCGTCTTCGCCGGACGCAACGCGGGCCTCGACGATTTGCGGCGCCGCAGCAAGCAACGGGCGCTGCCGGAGGAGGCTTCCATTTCCAGCTTGGAGGACGTCGAATCCGTGATCACCGAACAGCTCGACTCTGCGCTTTACCGCGATGACGTCCTTCGCCTTTTGTTCATCTGTTGCCACCCCGAGCTGCCGCCTGCACAACATATCGCGCTCGCCCTTCGCGTGGTCTCCGGGTTGTCGGTCAAAGAGCTGGCCCGCGCCTTTTTGATCAGCGAGAGCGCCATGGAGCAGCGCATCACCCGCGCCAAGGGCCGCATCGCGGGCGCCGATACCTCGTTCGAGACACCGGGGCCCGCGGAGCGCGCCGAGCGCCTCTCCACGGTGGCCGCCATGATTTACCTCCTCTTCAACGAGGGCTATTCGGCGAGCGGCGGCGCCGTGCACGTGCGCGTGCCGCTGTGCGAGGAGGCGATCCGCTTGGCGCGCCTGCTCTTGCGCCTCTTCCCCGACGAGGCGGAGATCATGGGGCTGACCGCGCTGCTCGTCCTGCAGCACGCGCGCGCGCCCGCCCGGCTCGACGCCAATCAGGAAATCGTGCTCTTGGACGATCAGGATCGCCGCCTTTGGGATCGAAAGCTGATGACCGAAGGCTTCGGCTTGGTGGAGCAGGCGCGCCGCCTTCGCCGCCCCGGTCCATACCAGCTTCAAGCGGCCATCGCCGCCGTGCACACCCGCGCGCAGAGGCCCGAGGACACCGACTGGGCGGAGATCGATCGGCTGTACGCCGCGCTCGAGGTGCTGCAGCCTTCGCCGGTGGTCACGCTCAATCGCGCGGTGGCGGTGGTCAAGGTGCGGGGACCGGAGGCCGCGCTGGCCATGATCGAGCCCCTCGCCGAGCGGCTCTCGAGCTATTTTTACTTCTTCGGCGTGCGCGCCGCGCTGCTGCTCGAGCTGGGGCGGACCGAGGAGGCGCACGCTTCGTTCGAGGCCGCCCTGTTGCTGCCGCATACCACGGCCGAAGAGGTCTACATCCGCCGGCAGCTCGGTCGCTTGGCTCTCCAAGTCCGGTCCGGACGAAAAGAGTAG
- a CDS encoding MFS transporter gives MSLPDPHSRKNAVALAAVCLAALMFGLEISSVPVVLPILEKTLHGSFRDMQWIMNAYTIACTTVLMAAGTLADRYGRKRMLVISLIVFGLTSILCGLARSVPVLVAGRFLQGLGGGAMLICLIAILSHQFRAGRERATAFATWGIVFGFGLGFGPILGAAIVAVSSWQWVFLVHGVLAVLAIVMTSSGVEESRDPDARKLDIGGILTLSLAVFSSTYFITQGPDIGFGSAAALGALALALVSFVAFLVVERLHPHPMFDFTVFRIRPFSGAIFGAMGMNFSFWPFMIYLPIYFQSALGYDVVTAGCSLLAYTLPTLVFPPLAERFALRYEPRAVIALGMFAIGLGFLGMRYAISVAHPSWSTILPGALLAGMGLGFTNTPVTNTTTGAVPSTRAGMASGIDMSARLITLAINIALMGFILVNGIRSYLRGALPGALDEASLRAAAEKIASGDLVSVRSTVPAWSTLDASGAVAHAALVHGFGTVMLYGGIGVWVLAAASFLTFGGRASTSTEWGRSDLRDAMKR, from the coding sequence ATGTCCCTCCCCGACCCCCATTCCCGCAAGAATGCCGTTGCGCTCGCGGCCGTCTGCCTCGCCGCGCTCATGTTCGGCTTGGAAATCTCGAGCGTCCCCGTGGTCCTGCCCATCCTCGAAAAGACCCTGCACGGCAGCTTCCGGGACATGCAGTGGATCATGAACGCTTATACGATTGCGTGCACCACCGTCCTGATGGCGGCCGGCACGCTCGCGGACCGATATGGCCGCAAGCGCATGCTCGTGATCAGCCTGATCGTGTTCGGGCTCACCTCCATCCTCTGCGGACTTGCGCGAAGCGTGCCCGTTCTCGTGGCCGGCCGGTTCCTTCAGGGGCTCGGGGGCGGCGCCATGTTGATTTGCCTCATTGCGATTCTCTCGCATCAGTTTCGCGCGGGACGCGAACGCGCCACGGCGTTTGCGACGTGGGGGATCGTATTCGGGTTCGGTTTGGGGTTCGGCCCCATCCTGGGCGCCGCCATCGTGGCGGTGTCGAGCTGGCAATGGGTGTTCCTGGTTCATGGGGTGCTGGCGGTGCTCGCCATCGTCATGACCTCGAGCGGTGTCGAGGAGTCGCGCGATCCGGACGCCAGGAAGCTCGACATCGGCGGTATTCTGACCCTGTCGCTGGCCGTGTTCTCGTCGACCTATTTCATCACCCAAGGGCCGGATATCGGATTTGGGAGCGCCGCCGCCCTCGGGGCATTGGCGCTGGCGCTCGTGAGCTTCGTCGCCTTTCTGGTGGTAGAGAGGCTCCACCCGCATCCGATGTTCGACTTTACCGTCTTTCGCATTCGCCCGTTCTCGGGGGCAATCTTCGGCGCGATGGGCATGAACTTCAGCTTCTGGCCGTTCATGATCTACCTGCCCATCTATTTTCAGAGCGCCCTCGGTTACGATGTGGTGACCGCCGGCTGCTCGTTGCTCGCCTACACCTTGCCCACATTGGTGTTTCCGCCCCTCGCCGAGCGTTTCGCGCTGCGCTACGAGCCACGTGCCGTCATCGCCCTCGGTATGTTTGCGATCGGCCTCGGCTTCCTCGGAATGCGATATGCAATCAGCGTCGCGCATCCGAGCTGGTCGACCATCTTGCCCGGGGCGCTGCTCGCAGGGATGGGCCTCGGGTTCACCAATACGCCGGTGACCAATACCACGACGGGGGCGGTCCCGAGCACGCGCGCGGGCATGGCGTCGGGCATCGATATGAGCGCGCGGCTCATCACGCTCGCCATCAACATCGCGCTCATGGGATTCATTCTCGTCAATGGCATCCGCTCGTATTTGCGGGGGGCGCTCCCGGGGGCGCTCGACGAGGCCTCGTTGCGCGCGGCCGCGGAGAAGATCGCCTCGGGCGATCTCGTGTCGGTCCGGTCCACGGTGCCCGCCTGGTCGACCCTCGATGCCTCCGGCGCGGTCGCGCACGCGGCGCTGGTGCATGGTTTTGGGACGGTCATGCTGTACGGTGGCATCGGCGTCTGGGTGTTGGCGGCCGCGAGCTTTTTGACGTTCGGCGGGCGCGCGAGCACGTCCACCGAATGGGGGCGGAGCGATCTCCGCGATGCGATGAAGCGATGA
- a CDS encoding YciI family protein has product MLYSILIYGSQDDVAAMSTEEDDAIVAQHVALQQPLLAAGKLGPVARLTDPADAKTYRPGREPLVMDGPFAETKEQLLGLYVVDCGTLDEAIDLARSMPTLASTCFEVRPVSWFEPGSVGART; this is encoded by the coding sequence ATGCTCTATTCGATCCTCATCTACGGTTCCCAAGACGATGTCGCCGCCATGAGCACCGAGGAGGACGACGCGATCGTCGCCCAGCATGTGGCGCTGCAACAGCCTTTGCTGGCGGCGGGGAAGCTCGGGCCGGTGGCGCGGTTGACCGATCCGGCTGACGCCAAGACGTATCGGCCCGGGCGGGAGCCGCTCGTCATGGATGGGCCTTTCGCCGAGACGAAGGAGCAGCTGCTCGGTCTGTATGTCGTCGATTGCGGCACCCTCGACGAGGCGATCGACCTTGCGCGAAGCATGCCGACTCTTGCGTCGACGTGCTTCGAGGTTCGCCCGGTCTCCTGGTTCGAGCCAGGGAGCGTAGGCGCCCGGACGTGA